The Bubalus kerabau isolate K-KA32 ecotype Philippines breed swamp buffalo chromosome 21, PCC_UOA_SB_1v2, whole genome shotgun sequence DNA segment CTTTGTTTTATGGGTTGGTGGACTTCAGGGTCATATGTCAGCCCTTCTTCTCACTGGATGCTCTCCCAGTCTTATCCCATCTCTGCCTTCAGCTACAATTACCATATTTCTCTCAGTAGCTCTAACATATGTATCATCTGTCTTACCTATTTAGAGACTCAGTTCACATCCCAAGTCTGAGTTCTAGATGCTTATATTTGGGCTCTTACATGGGTTACAGAGCCTTCCATGTTCTGACAGCAGTCTGCCTTTTTAACCTCATCATGCTGCACTATTTTGACTTCTATGTAGGATAACATCTTTCTATATGATCTTTTCCATGTGTGGGGGGTCACCTGCACttagttgaaaaaaaaaggatgaacaaCAAATGACATGAACAAGCCATGGTTTTATTGATAACccatttcagaaaattaaaaaatttagaccTGTAAGGGTCCCACATACCACCTGAACTCAAGTAAATATGAATGTCTAggtttgaaaagtaaaaataacttttgaaataGGAGCTATGATATTTCAAACTTAGTAGAAGATAGAGTAtggaaataactttttaaaatatagtgaaCACTTTGTCCAAGAAGGCGTTTTCATGGGGAACAGAGTAGGTTACATGTGTTtgtagaaagagagagacagacaaacatATTTTATCCAATACATAGTGAGTGGTGACTGTGAGGTTGGAAAGGAAAACGAATCCAAGGGCACCTGCTGCACCAGCATTCAAGCTCCGGGAACAGCTCTCTGAATGTCCCCGGGTGCGGCCGCTGCCCAAGGACGTCTAAGGGGAAGAGACTCGGCCGCAGAAGAGGATGCTGTTGGTCTTGATGTGCTTGATGAGGAACAGGAAAGGGTGATCGCAGCGGAAACTCTCTCGAAACGATAATGATGTGATAACAGCAACACCCACACCGGTAGCAGCCGCGGCCTCCGTGCCCTCCTCGGTCACCTCCACAAAGGACTTGTGGACGACCGTCGACACCACCAGATCACGTCTCCCGGTCATGCCCGAGAAGTTGGCCACCCTGTCATTGAAGGCGTCCACCATCCCCAGGGCTCGCAGTGTGGGCACGAGTTTGTAGCTCTCTTCCACTTTAAACCGAGGCAGGTATAAGTCCACTTCTTGCTTCCCCATATTCTGTGGGCTCGTCCATGCTATTAACTTCTCAGCAGTGAGCTGGTCTTCAAGCTGTAACAGTGGAAAAGGAACAACTGTCAGGATTCTCATGGTCATGGAGCCCACCTAACCTTGGATTGAAATGTCTGGAAAACCTTTATTTTAACAGTAAACGTGAATACAGGAGATTCAGTTTATTAGGTTTTCTCTGAGGAGGAAACAATAACAGTCCTGAATATATATCATATgatcaaataaatgtttttatacatttataactttgctctttttatgtatgtatgtacactaTATATGCGTATATAGAAATGTCTATACACATGTGTAGATGTGTGTTATATAATCATGCACACAGAAATGAAACAACATGTGTTTCAtgtgaaagtcatgtctgactctttttgtgaccccatggtctgtatccctccaggctcctctgtccatgggatttcccaggcagaagtactggagtgggttgtcatttcctcctccaggggatcttcctgacccagggattgaacccatgtctcctgtggctcacacactgcaggcggattctttaccattgagccactgacATTTAAGATAttgatattattattgttattatttttttttgttctatgcTGCCAGCCAGTATGTCCAATCTATGAGCAGCCCACACAAGCACTGAATCACGGGAAATGTGAGCAATGGCATGGAGCACTGTGAATACCAGGTTTTACCTCCTGCAGACCGTCTACTTCATTGGGCAGCAGCACCATCATGCTTAGCTCTTCGCCTTTGTACGGGATTTCCAGGATCTTGGCTTGCACGTCCTCCAGTGACACGAACTGGAAACTATCGGTTTGTTTCATCATCTGCACAGGTTTGCTTGTATCCTGCAATAAATTCATGTGCAAAAGAATGCCAAGTGAGCATTAGTCCAGAAAAAAGATATTATTATTGAGATACCAAACTCAGCCTCCTAAGAGATGATCTGGGAAATTTGTGTCTTAGAGATAAGAGTTTCTTCAAGGAATCCCaagtaaataaagtttaaaaaaaggacaAGAAAACAATACTTGACAAATTCTATCTTCTATACACAGTCATATACTAATTACTATGTATTTAAATTTCACAGTGCATGTGTAGCTACACTTTGTTATATACAGAAATAACAGACGATACCTTATTCACCCAAAATTTTTCCTCTGTAGTACGTTCTTCCTTAAATTTCTGGTTCCACTGCCCTTTGAAATAGACGGCGTTCACCAGAACCAGAACAGTACACCTGTTGAGAGAGTCTTTGGGAAATAGGTCCTTGATTTTTTCTGCAAAGACAGAAAATCAAAGGTGTGTTATGAATGGCACGAGTGGTTTATCTGTCAGATGCTTTGAAAGTTACAAGTGATGGTTAAATATTCACACAAGTCAGCCCGTGAGGGACTCCATGCCCAGCGGTTCACCAGGTGAGGCTTTGCTCACGGCCCCAGCCTGATGGAGTCGCCCTCATGCAGACGCCCCTGCtcctgagtctgtgtgtgtggggaCATCAGTCATTTCACAAGGAATCCTGATGAGATTTCTGATATTTAAGATGCCATGATATTTCTATGATATTTAAGATGCCATGCTGTGCTAAGCCTCTTTAGTCTGTgagcccacggactgcagcgcaccaggctcctctgtccatcggactttgtaggcaagaatactgaagtgggatgccgtgccctccttcaggggctcttcctgacccaagaattctGGGTCATCAATTCTGACAATACCTTGTTCATCAGAACTGATGAACAGGTCATCAATTCTGAAGAAGTGATTTCAGCTGACCTTTACTGGTccgttttcttccttccctttcctcccttcctgttCCCTCAATAGCTCTGTCTCTTGTTTCCGTTCCCTGTCTTCTTCTTCATTCTGTACACTGAGTGGCTGTAGGTTAAGCCTATGTTTCGGAAGGGAGGTAGGATACGGTTCATGGGATGGAGACGTTGTCCAGcccctccctgggtggggaggacacTGTGACAATCCTGTGGGAGGGGGACGTGGGCCAGGAACCTTCTCCTGCAGGTGGTCATTTCTGCAAGAAGGATGGTTTAACGGAGAGCGGCTTGTTTCCCAGTTAAGAAAGCAAAAGTGGACTCTTCATATTCTCTCTTAGGGATTATAATCCGGAAGTTAAGCCTTTAATTTAAAGAACAACTTATGAATCAACCTGAAGCCTGAGCAGAGACTTGGGATCCACAAGACACTGTCTTCCAGGCTCAGCTGTGCCTGCAGGGGGCTGGTCCTGGGAGCACCCCCGACCGTTTCTCTCTGCACTGACGTGGACCGTCCACCCCCTGCAGGCCTGCACACCCTCTGCAATCTCGTCTCACCCCGCTCCTGACAGCCCAGTCAGGGTCCATCACTGTGTTCACACACAGCGGGGATTCAGCAGTGACTTTTAATGAGTGAGTCTCTCATAACCTACCATTGGTTTGGCTCTCCACCCAGGAATTAATCATCTTTCGACTTTCCTCTGCAGCATATTTAAAATCAGCAGATTCCACACTGGCTAGATAAAATTTCTGAACATTATCCATGTATTCCTATGACATGAGCAGGTAGAAAGCAGGAATGAAAAGTAATTTATCAGTAACTATGTAGGTATCcccaaattaaattaaatgtgtTAAATCCTGATCAAGCAGAGTTCACAAGCCAATCCCTCGCCCCCCCTCACTGGTGTGCTATCAGCCTCTGGACACTCCAGTGGGTACAGTTGTGGTCGGGGAGCCCGGCGCCCCAGGAAGAAATGCCCCCGTGTGGGtccccaggctcttctgctcCCTCCCCCCATTAGGAGTTTGGGCCCAAGGACCTGGGATGCAGACCAAAGGTGTGACAGACCAGGAAACTCACCTGGAGAAACCGAAACTCCTTTTCTCCATAGAGCCTGTTGGCGACACTCAGCTCATAGGCATCGGTGGATTTCTTTAATTCTGTCAGAAGCTTTTGAAAGTGATGATGAGCATTTCCTGGCTTTTCAACCTTCAAACACCAAAAAGTGAGCGCATTGGATTCTCTGTCAATGTAAACTCTACACCCCCAGGGGTCTGTTGGATCCCTGTCTGGAGGGGGGTATCCCCAGGGATGATGCTTGTGGTTATTTCCCCTAATTGGTGTGTTTTACCGGATATAGCCTTCCTGATCTTTATAGTCGGTCTCCTAGGCAATTCTTTCTTCCTGCTCAAACACATCCcactcttttctcttttgaacTACCCATGCAGCACCATTCCTCCACTGCACTGCATCTTAGCTGTCTGCAATGGTTAGGGTAAACTTCTCAGCTAAAGTTAAGCTTCTTGAGGGCCAGACCCCCAGTGGGTCTCTGACAGTCATCAGCTGTGTGAGAAAGTGAAACCTGTGTATTGTCCTAGGTTATGACGTCAAGCCCTGTTATACTCCTGGTGGGATTGTCTTCTAAGACCTGTTGGCTCTGCCCTACGGCTCTTCGTGCTGATGGCCGCACGTCTCAGTGTGGGAGCCGTGTGTGTCTGGGACACTGCCAGCAGCTGTACACCAGCATCTCGAAGTCTTTGGCTGGATTCACATGATGACAAGAGAGTGCAGAGGGCTAAGTAGCTTCTCCAAGGAGACAGAGCCAGGTTTTCAACCCAGGCTTGTCTCAGTCCAGAACCTTAACCTTGCTACCTGAGAGTTTTGGACTAGTCTATAAACAATAGCTCTCTGTTAATCACTTTCCATAATATATTTTGATGCCTACCAATTGGCTTCATAATATGAACTACCATCATGATTTAACATTAtccaataataatattaatattatgagTTAATACAATGTAATGTTAGAAACATGTTATAAAtagtataattattattttgctaTAATAACCATAATAAAATACGTAATATACATGAGAGTTTTCATTTTCCTGGCACTACTATTCTCTTTCACATGGATTTGCATGTATTGTAGCAGACATTTTATTATCCCCAGTTAACTGGGATGAAgtcactgtggctcagagcagTTGTATTCTCCACATTTGTCATTCCTGAACAACAGAGCGGGATTTGAAGCCCCTTTGGGTTTCCGAGCCCTTCCCGTGAAGCACATGCTACTCTCCTCTCAGGATAACAAAGACGTGAAGTACATATATGTAACGTGACATGAGCAACAACTCTGTCCGCTGGATTTCACTTGAGATGTCCCCTAGAAATGGACTCCCCACTTTGCCTGAAATTCCCAGTTTAAACTATTACCCTCTAGGATACGTGATCCTCTAAATCCGGTGCCCTGTGACTCACGTGATCTTTTGCAGCTCCTCCTCTTGTGTTCTCTGCGATTTTATTGAAGTGAAGGACCTGGAGGAGACAGATAGTGGGGCAAAGACATGTCACCCGATACATCTGTGTGCATCACAGCcgaccaaaaagaaagaaaaagtcaggaagaagaaaggaaagaaaatgcaaaccaaGTACCAAACCAGACAAAAACCCCCGAAGCAtaaggaacaaagaaaagaagaaagaaatattcagTGCAAACACTTGCTTCTTAAAAAACACAGTCTGTGTGTGGAAAACACAAAGCTGCTTGAGCGCTGTCCACTTTAAAGAACTGTgtctcatttttcattcattgttGAGGAAACATGTAAAGGTGTCCCCCGTGGCTTTTAGTCAGGGCCTCACTTCTACTGAAGTCTTCCATTAAAGCCTCACCTCTGGTTGTTGGGCAGTTGTAGGGGTTCATCCCAGCCCCCAGAGGAAGTCCAGGCACAGGAGGCAGGTGGGGAGCCCTGCCCCCATAACTCTGTGCCCACCCAGTCGTGGGGCTGCTTGAGCTTGCCGTGGGACCCGGGGACAGCCAGACCTGTGGTCATCCGCACACCAGCCAGCAGACAACCCATGCAAACCTGTGAGGGAAAGGCAGCTGCCACCTACCTTCTGCATTTGTGATGCGGTGTTTTCTCGGGCCCCTAAGTAAGTCATGGCTAAGGCTGACGAGATACTGAAAGGCGACAGGAAgatgttttccttctctgattttctGATCTGGTGGAACAGATCGATTGCAAGGTGGATGATTGCTTCACCGAGGGAACTCATGGTGGCCGGATGTGGTCTGGAAGTCCTGGAAGAGCATCAGATGCAGTTTATAATCACTCTAGTGAAGGAAGGTAGTCTGTAGTGAGAATTTCTAAAAGAAGTGCCTTATGTGTGGGTTGTGGATTTCTGGCAACTACGATTTTTCCTTTGTATACATTTAGTAATTAGAAGACTTGAAattaggaatactggagtgggttgctatgccttcctccaggggatcttccccacccagggactgaacccacatctcttacagcTCCTGGATTGGTAGacttgttctttaccactagggccacctgggaagccttatttaTAGAAAACgtttcttaaataaaatagaaactttaTGTTACACATTTCATGATTGAGAGATGTACCTGTATCCATCTCATAATTAGACGACTATTGAAATTAGTATTTAAAGACTGTTTTTCGAAGAAGTAATAGAGTATCTTTACTGTTTCTTCCTTACTGACTGTACAAGAGTGGGTAAAAAGTGCTTTATAAcagaggttttgttgttgttgttcagttgctaagttgtgtccaactctttgcactccatggacaagctcctctgtcctccactacctcccagaggttgttcaaattcatattcattgagtccgtgatgctgtATAAGCATCCCATCCACTGCTgcccccttttctttttcctttcaatttttcccagcctccaggtctttcccagtgaattTATAACAGATTCAAAGGCAAAACTGATGTGGTAACATCCAGCAATCTCCCATCAGGTAACTCCGTGCCTTACTTGAAGGATCTGTGGATGCTGGACAGCCTACCCCTGATACACGTACTCCCGAAGGAACGTgggttttcttttagaaataagtAAATTACCTATGGATCAATCAGGAGAAAAAGTTCTTCTGTGGCAGAATATGTAAAATACCATCATACCCACATGAAACCTT contains these protein-coding regions:
- the LOC129635943 gene encoding serpin B3-like isoform X2 — its product is MSSLGEAIIHLAIDLFHQIRKSEKENIFLSPFSISSALAMTYLGARENTASQMQKVLHFNKIAENTRGGAAKDHVEKPGNAHHHFQKLLTELKKSTDAYELSVANRLYGEKEFRFLQEYMDNVQKFYLASVESADFKYAAEESRKMINSWVESQTNEKIKDLFPKDSLNRCTVLVLVNAVYFKGQWNQKFKEERTTEEKFWVNKDVQAKILEIPYKGEELSMMVLLPNEVDGLQELEDQLTAEKLIAWTSPQNMGKQEVDLYLPRFKVEESYKLVPTLRALGMVDAFNDRVANFSGMTGRRDLVVSTVVHKSFVEVTEEGTEAAAATGVGVAVITSLSFRESFRCDHPFLFLIKHIKTNSILFCGRVSSP
- the LOC129635943 gene encoding serpin B3-like isoform X1, encoding MSSLGEAIIHLAIDLFHQIRKSEKENIFLSPFSISSALAMTYLGARENTASQMQKVLHFNKIAENTRGGAAKDHVEKPGNAHHHFQKLLTELKKSTDAYELSVANRLYGEKEFRFLQEYMDNVQKFYLASVESADFKYAAEESRKMINSWVESQTNEKIKDLFPKDSLNRCTVLVLVNAVYFKGQWNQKFKEERTTEEKFWVNKDTSKPVQMMKQTDSFQFVSLEDVQAKILEIPYKGEELSMMVLLPNEVDGLQELEDQLTAEKLIAWTSPQNMGKQEVDLYLPRFKVEESYKLVPTLRALGMVDAFNDRVANFSGMTGRRDLVVSTVVHKSFVEVTEEGTEAAAATGVGVAVITSLSFRESFRCDHPFLFLIKHIKTNSILFCGRVSSP